One Paraburkholderia caffeinilytica DNA segment encodes these proteins:
- a CDS encoding LysR substrate-binding domain-containing protein translates to MKHLYPNVSELLAFTSSAKHLNFSRAARELGLTPSAISRQIASLENSFGVQLFIRDGRNLVLTRAGSLYLARVASPLRDLGNASLELMSAAGQSDVLTIASVPTFTTKWLIPRLPEFLSSTPGLTISFTRHLAHGDPFPLDLDAAIRYGDGSWEGVQCDYIDGRTFLLVCAPECQQRYALRRLQDAARVPRLLHSQAEQVWSQWADFYDVRDMQVLAGPRFEQYSVLIQAAQAGLGLALIPAFLVRDNLAAGTLVEPLTAPIDVDHGHYLCYFPGRIETQPGLKRFREWMLSKV, encoded by the coding sequence ATGAAACACCTCTACCCGAACGTCAGCGAATTACTCGCCTTCACAAGCTCCGCCAAGCACCTGAACTTCTCCCGGGCGGCGCGTGAACTGGGACTGACGCCCAGCGCGATCAGCCGGCAGATCGCCAGTCTGGAAAATTCATTCGGGGTGCAGCTTTTCATTCGGGACGGCCGCAATCTCGTGCTCACGCGGGCGGGCAGCCTCTACCTCGCGCGCGTGGCCAGCCCGTTGCGCGACCTGGGCAACGCGTCGCTCGAACTCATGAGCGCCGCCGGGCAGAGCGACGTGCTGACGATCGCGAGCGTGCCGACATTCACGACCAAATGGCTGATTCCCCGGCTGCCGGAATTTCTGTCGAGCACCCCGGGACTCACGATCAGCTTCACCCGGCACCTGGCGCACGGCGATCCGTTTCCGCTGGATCTGGACGCGGCTATCCGCTATGGCGATGGAAGTTGGGAGGGAGTCCAATGCGATTACATCGACGGGCGCACGTTTCTGCTTGTCTGCGCGCCGGAATGTCAGCAAAGGTATGCATTACGACGGTTGCAGGATGCCGCGCGCGTGCCTCGGCTGTTGCACAGCCAGGCTGAACAGGTATGGAGTCAATGGGCCGATTTCTACGACGTACGCGACATGCAAGTGCTCGCGGGTCCGCGTTTCGAGCAATACTCCGTGCTGATCCAGGCCGCTCAGGCAGGTCTGGGACTGGCGCTCATCCCGGCCTTTCTCGTGCGCGACAACCTCGCCGCCGGCACGCTCGTCGAGCCGCTGACGGCTCCCATCGACGTCGATCATGGACACTACCTCTGCTATTTCCCGGGACGCATCGAGACACAACCAGGGTTGAAGCGTTTCCGGGAATGGATGTTGTCCAAGGTGTGA
- a CDS encoding helix-turn-helix transcriptional regulator: protein MAAPVGADALEDPALLRRLLRAKDRMDAASHEAWPVKRLAEVSGVSEAHFARSFKRAFGLPPHRYLLTRRIEQATTLLRDTELSVTEIAFATGWESLGTFGRIFRDITGQSPGALRLEAQANLPQLDRVPACVLKAAQRPDLNIAVLEKRRRVVKDTV, encoded by the coding sequence ATGGCCGCGCCGGTCGGCGCCGACGCATTGGAGGACCCGGCCCTGCTGCGCCGCCTGCTACGCGCGAAGGACCGCATGGACGCCGCCTCGCACGAGGCCTGGCCGGTCAAGCGCCTCGCCGAGGTCAGCGGCGTCTCCGAAGCCCATTTCGCGCGCTCCTTCAAGCGCGCCTTCGGCCTCCCGCCACACCGCTACCTGCTGACACGGCGCATCGAGCAGGCCACCACCCTGTTGCGCGACACCGAACTCAGCGTCACGGAAATTGCCTTCGCCACCGGCTGGGAAAGCCTGGGTACCTTCGGCCGCATCTTCCGCGACATCACCGGCCAAAGCCCCGGCGCCCTGCGCCTCGAGGCCCAGGCCAACCTGCCGCAACTCGACCGCGTGCCCGCCTGCGTCCTGAAGGCCGCGCAGCGCCCCGACCTCAACATCGCAGTTTTGGAGAAGCGCCGCCGCGTGGTCAAAGATACAGTCTGA
- a CDS encoding VOC family protein has protein sequence MNQGINVVGLYVDNQDDALTFYVDKLGFRVHTDVSNGPYRWLTVQHPDQPSFQLGLFKPGPPVHDEATAQTLRAMVAKGAMPPLVLSVADCRASYEKLKALGVEFTQEPVDRFGSVDAGFRDPAGNGWKMIQAPRSTT, from the coding sequence ATGAACCAGGGTATTAATGTGGTGGGCTTATACGTCGACAACCAGGACGACGCGCTCACGTTCTACGTCGACAAACTCGGATTCCGTGTCCACACGGACGTCAGCAACGGTCCCTACCGCTGGCTCACGGTCCAGCATCCGGATCAGCCTTCGTTCCAGCTCGGCCTGTTCAAACCTGGCCCGCCCGTCCACGACGAGGCCACCGCGCAAACCCTGCGCGCCATGGTCGCCAAGGGAGCCATGCCGCCCCTGGTCCTCTCCGTGGCCGACTGTCGCGCCAGCTACGAGAAGCTGAAAGCCCTGGGCGTGGAATTCACCCAGGAGCCGGTAGACCGCTTCGGCAGCGTCGACGCCGGATTCCGCGACCCCGCCGGCAACGGCTGGAAGATGATCCAGGCCCCGCGGAGCACGACATGA